One Pseudomonadota bacterium genomic window carries:
- the dprA gene encoding DNA-processing protein DprA codes for MDELIALVALSRLQGLNTLKKKEIIDNHDRIASLFEGKAKPVDRDTQNRISSFKAWKEIEKEIKILEKMKVDIVTIRDREYPYLLKNIPDPPVVFYKKGSLSFTSNTIAIVGSRKATFTCINLAEKIAGTLSAYGITVVSGFARGIDTSAHKGALQGKGKTIAVFGCGIDICYPSENGRLYEKISEEGVLLTEYGIGEKPLQYHFPERNRIIAGLSKGILVIEATHRSGSLITARCGIEYGRDVMAVPGNIFNDEYKGANALIKQGAKLVDNIEDIVVTCFPDLKFKEDKTGKTHKSKEMNQDENCVYSLIGFDKIHVDEVIEKSKMQTKDVMVILTGLEMEDLIRQFPGGFYIRK; via the coding sequence ATGGATGAACTAATCGCCTTAGTGGCATTATCAAGGCTGCAAGGTTTAAACACCTTAAAAAAGAAGGAAATCATCGACAACCATGACAGGATTGCCTCCTTATTTGAAGGGAAGGCAAAACCGGTCGACCGTGATACACAAAACAGGATTTCATCTTTCAAGGCATGGAAAGAAATCGAAAAGGAAATTAAAATCTTAGAGAAAATGAAGGTGGATATTGTTACCATCAGGGACAGGGAATATCCGTATCTCCTCAAAAATATCCCTGATCCGCCGGTAGTATTTTATAAAAAAGGCTCTTTAAGCTTTACATCAAATACAATCGCAATAGTAGGCTCAAGAAAGGCAACGTTTACATGCATAAATCTTGCCGAGAAAATAGCAGGCACCTTATCTGCATATGGAATTACGGTTGTAAGTGGATTTGCCAGGGGGATAGACACGTCAGCCCACAAAGGTGCATTACAAGGCAAGGGTAAAACTATAGCTGTTTTTGGATGCGGCATTGACATATGTTACCCATCTGAAAACGGGCGCCTCTATGAGAAGATCAGCGAGGAAGGGGTGCTACTGACAGAATATGGCATAGGAGAAAAACCCCTCCAATACCATTTCCCCGAAAGGAATAGAATTATTGCCGGACTATCGAAGGGTATACTCGTGATTGAGGCCACGCATAGAAGCGGCTCCCTGATTACTGCAAGATGCGGTATTGAATATGGAAGAGATGTCATGGCTGTGCCGGGAAATATTTTCAATGATGAGTATAAGGGGGCAAACGCTCTCATTAAACAAGGGGCAAAACTGGTTGATAACATTGAGGACATTGTTGTAACCTGTTTCCCTGATTTGAAATTCAAAGAAGATAAAACAGGTAAAACACATAAAAGCAAAGAGATGAATCAAGATGAAAATTGTGTTTATTCATTAATAGGATTTGACAAGATCCATGTAGATGAAGTAATAGAAAAAAGTAAAATGCAGACAAAAGATGTTATGGTAATACTTACGGGACTGGAAATGGAAGATCTCATCCGCCAGTTTCCCGGAGGATTTTATATAAGAAAATAG
- a CDS encoding RDD family protein, translating into MKRASIFARFLALCVDWFILSIFGILVFVSVLAGYIFGSGGSLLDGIDTRLGLLFKTFIFCSIFIITFYFTYLTMKGRSTVGKSIFNIKVLKGDGAELGFLRSLSRFTVYVFSASAFFIGFIMALFLRGRALHDILADTQVVEEEQ; encoded by the coding sequence ATGAAAAGAGCTTCAATTTTTGCAAGGTTCCTTGCGCTATGTGTTGATTGGTTTATACTGTCAATTTTCGGTATACTTGTTTTCGTTTCAGTATTGGCAGGTTACATCTTCGGGTCAGGTGGTTCACTTTTGGATGGGATTGATACAAGGTTGGGGTTATTGTTCAAAACCTTTATATTTTGTTCTATTTTTATTATTACATTCTATTTTACATACCTGACCATGAAAGGCAGATCTACTGTAGGTAAATCAATATTCAACATTAAGGTGCTGAAAGGGGATGGTGCTGAACTTGGTTTTCTGCGGTCTCTGTCCAGATTCACAGTGTATGTTTTTTCTGCCTCTGCATTCTTTATCGGTTTTATAATGGCACTTTTCCTGAGAGGGAGGGCGTTGCATGATATTCTTGCTGACACTCAGGTCGTTGAGGAGGAACAATGA
- the topA gene encoding type I DNA topoisomerase produces the protein MAKSLLVVESPTKMKTLSKFLGKDFTIKATYGHIKDLPKSRIGVDIEKDFTPHFLILKGKGKAVDEIKKASKNVDKIYIGSDPDREGEAIAFHVAEVIGSKKEVERVLFHEITKKGVLDALKNPTILDESKYNAQKARRILDRLVGYKISPILWEKVSYGLSAGRVQSVALRLVCDREEEVEAFVKEEYWIIDGEFKLPSGKKFKATLERKDNARLKISTQDDAEKIKKEIQGLGSYISKIEIKDKNVYPQPGFITSRLQQEASRRFRFSPKKTMLLAQKLYEGIDIGGEEGATGLITYMRTDSVRVSNEAIQDARQYVNETYGKAYLPKTPNYFKNKKTAQDAHEAIRPTYVHLTPEKVKKHLDKDLFSLYELIWKRFIASQMALQKLKTKTINVTVGDYIFVARGSVIVFDGFARIYEEEDEDKEAATILPEMKEGEKVSLLETMLNQRFTNPPPRFTEASLIKTLEAKGIGRPSTYANIVGTIQERSYVKKDKGKLIPNPLGMTVNRLLKEFFPLIVDVSFSAKMEERLDLIERGKKNWVKSLEQFNRALESELALAKDGMKSLKKEEKETDIVCELCGKKMLLRWGKNGEYIVCSGKPQCKGKKNVKVDNSGKITIVEVEVKGVCPQCGGNLIEKRGRFGRFFACSNYPDCKYTESYSLGFPCPMEGCTGKVVEKTSKKKKRFISCSRYPDCSFASNAEPVEGPCPVCSAPTLFTFKKNNFCLRKDCGWKSK, from the coding sequence ATGGCAAAATCGTTACTTGTTGTTGAATCGCCTACCAAAATGAAAACGCTTTCCAAATTCCTTGGAAAAGATTTTACCATAAAAGCAACATACGGTCATATAAAAGACCTTCCAAAAAGCAGGATTGGTGTAGATATAGAGAAAGATTTTACCCCCCATTTTCTTATCCTGAAAGGGAAAGGCAAGGCAGTTGACGAAATAAAGAAGGCAAGCAAAAACGTTGATAAGATATATATCGGCTCAGACCCTGACAGGGAAGGCGAAGCCATAGCTTTCCATGTTGCAGAGGTGATAGGCAGTAAAAAGGAAGTCGAGAGGGTATTATTCCACGAAATTACAAAGAAAGGTGTCCTCGACGCATTAAAAAACCCCACGATACTTGATGAATCTAAATATAATGCACAAAAAGCAAGGAGAATCCTTGACAGACTTGTAGGATATAAGATTAGCCCGATTCTCTGGGAAAAGGTTAGCTATGGCCTCTCTGCAGGGAGAGTCCAATCGGTAGCGCTAAGGCTCGTTTGTGACAGAGAGGAAGAGGTAGAGGCCTTTGTAAAAGAAGAGTACTGGATTATTGATGGTGAATTCAAGCTTCCCTCCGGAAAGAAATTCAAGGCAACACTGGAAAGAAAAGACAATGCAAGGCTTAAGATTTCCACTCAGGATGATGCCGAAAAAATAAAAAAGGAGATTCAGGGACTTGGCTCTTACATCTCGAAGATAGAAATTAAAGATAAAAATGTATATCCGCAACCCGGCTTCATAACGAGTAGACTTCAACAGGAGGCCTCCCGGAGATTCAGATTTTCACCGAAAAAGACAATGCTCCTCGCTCAAAAATTATATGAAGGGATTGACATTGGCGGGGAAGAAGGAGCCACCGGTCTCATTACTTACATGAGAACTGATTCCGTAAGGGTATCGAACGAAGCGATTCAGGACGCAAGGCAATACGTAAACGAAACGTACGGTAAAGCTTATCTTCCCAAAACACCAAATTACTTTAAAAATAAAAAAACTGCACAAGATGCGCATGAGGCAATAAGACCCACGTATGTGCACCTTACACCTGAAAAGGTTAAAAAACACCTCGATAAAGACCTTTTTTCACTTTACGAGCTTATATGGAAAAGGTTCATAGCATCTCAAATGGCTCTGCAAAAATTAAAAACCAAGACCATTAATGTAACCGTTGGAGATTATATATTCGTTGCAAGGGGTTCAGTGATCGTGTTTGATGGTTTCGCCAGGATATACGAAGAGGAAGATGAAGACAAAGAAGCTGCTACGATCCTCCCGGAAATGAAAGAGGGAGAAAAGGTTTCACTTTTAGAAACAATGTTAAACCAACGATTTACAAACCCTCCGCCAAGATTTACCGAAGCTTCATTAATAAAAACGCTCGAAGCAAAAGGAATCGGAAGGCCATCCACATATGCAAACATAGTCGGTACCATACAGGAAAGAAGCTATGTAAAAAAGGATAAAGGCAAGCTGATCCCCAACCCCCTTGGTATGACAGTAAACAGATTATTGAAAGAATTTTTTCCGCTCATTGTAGATGTAAGCTTTTCGGCTAAAATGGAAGAAAGGCTTGATTTGATTGAACGCGGCAAAAAAAACTGGGTAAAATCACTTGAACAGTTTAATCGCGCACTTGAATCTGAGTTGGCCCTTGCAAAGGACGGGATGAAAAGCTTAAAAAAAGAAGAAAAAGAAACAGACATAGTGTGCGAACTTTGCGGAAAAAAGATGTTGCTCAGGTGGGGGAAAAACGGCGAATATATTGTGTGCAGCGGGAAACCTCAATGCAAAGGCAAGAAAAACGTAAAAGTTGACAATTCAGGAAAAATCACGATAGTTGAGGTCGAGGTAAAAGGGGTATGCCCTCAGTGCGGTGGTAATTTAATAGAAAAACGTGGCAGATTCGGGAGGTTTTTTGCATGCAGCAATTACCCTGATTGCAAATATACCGAATCTTATTCACTCGGGTTCCCCTGTCCAATGGAAGGCTGCACCGGCAAAGTTGTCGAAAAAACATCAAAAAAGAAAAAACGGTTCATCAGTTGTTCGCGCTATCCGGATTGCTCTTTTGCATCAAACGCTGAGCCTGTGGAAGGCCCCTGCCCGGTCTGTTCCGCACCAACGCTTTTTACATTTAAAAAGAATAATTTCTGCCTCCGTAAGGACTGTGGATGGAAGTCAAAGTAA